A single window of Chloroflexota bacterium DNA harbors:
- a CDS encoding response regulator transcription factor → MSGPLSILVVEDEAFTRQLICVALQATGYAVRDAADAETALQIAAEERPDLALLDVRLPGMDGWELCSRLRESQELPVIFLTALGDEEHIVKGLRAGGDDYLVKPFSPAVLVARVEAVMRRAAGPRASIIRLGDLTVDLGSGRVERNGRALNLTATELRILSALARRPGVMVSAQQLVAEIQGHHIPEREARPLMKVHVRNLRMKIEEFPEQPRHIITVRGLGYMFNRRVTDHAS, encoded by the coding sequence ATGAGTGGACCTCTTTCCATTCTGGTCGTCGAGGATGAAGCGTTCACCCGCCAGTTGATCTGTGTGGCGCTCCAGGCGACCGGGTACGCCGTACGGGACGCCGCGGACGCCGAGACGGCGCTCCAGATCGCCGCCGAGGAGCGACCTGATCTCGCGCTGTTGGACGTACGCCTCCCTGGGATGGACGGCTGGGAGCTCTGCTCGCGCCTGCGCGAGAGCCAGGAGCTGCCCGTCATCTTCCTGACCGCGCTCGGAGACGAGGAGCACATCGTCAAGGGACTGCGGGCCGGCGGTGACGACTACCTCGTCAAGCCGTTCTCGCCGGCGGTGCTGGTGGCGCGCGTCGAAGCGGTGATGCGGCGGGCGGCTGGCCCGCGCGCCAGCATCATCCGCCTCGGCGATCTGACCGTCGATCTCGGGAGCGGCCGGGTCGAGCGGAACGGCCGCGCGCTCAACCTGACGGCCACCGAGTTGCGTATCCTGTCAGCGCTGGCACGACGGCCGGGCGTCATGGTGAGCGCCCAACAGCTCGTTGCCGAGATCCAGGGCCACCACATCCCTGAGCGGGAGGCCCGCCCGCTGATGAAGGTCCACGTTCGGAACCTCCGCATGAAGATCGAAGAGTTCCCGGAGCAGCCCCGCCACATCATCACGGTGCGCGGCCTCGGCTATATGTTCAACCGCCGCGTGACGGACCACGCATCATGA
- a CDS encoding Hpt domain-containing protein, whose amino-acid sequence MSRPLLDREEFDALQELPNPEEMVPRLVSVFLREAEGLILEAREALAADDLVRVARAAHGLRGSGSFVGAARLTEEARLLEQAADRQERSELEAGVDRLAATFGETRVLLLAALEQVTAA is encoded by the coding sequence ATGAGCCGGCCACTGCTCGACCGCGAGGAGTTCGACGCCCTCCAGGAGCTGCCCAATCCTGAGGAGATGGTGCCGCGCCTCGTCAGCGTGTTCTTGCGCGAAGCCGAGGGCCTGATCCTTGAGGCGCGGGAGGCGCTTGCGGCCGACGACCTTGTGCGAGTCGCGCGGGCGGCACACGGTCTGCGGGGCAGCGGCAGCTTCGTCGGGGCGGCCCGCCTGACCGAGGAGGCTCGGCTGCTGGAGCAGGCAGCGGATCGCCAGGAACGCTCGGAGCTGGAGGCCGGCGTCGACAGGCTGGCGGCCACCTTCGGCGAGACGCGCGTCCTGTTGCTGGCCGCACTGGAGCAGGTGACGGCAGCGTAG
- a CDS encoding response regulator, translating to MYRSSHILIVDDEPANCAVLTRLLNQHGFGNIQATTDPRDILVLMLETPPDLIMLDLHMPHLDGFAVMELLKPWLADGPLLPILVLTADATRDTRLRALAGGAKDFLTKPFDATEVLLRVENLLETRALHTTLFRQNARLEEKVQERTREVEQSRLEMLERLSTLVEARDDLTHRHMLRVGENAARLAAALGDSADAVELLRRAAPLHDVGKVGIPDHVLLKPSRLTPDEYAVIREHTLIGARILADSGSPVLQLAERIARFHHERWDGDGYHGVAGAAIPREASIVSIVDVFDALTHVRPYKTAWPLNEAIGEIRRLAGQAFDPELVAVFLELHRRGEVLVEPGSPRLNARVVA from the coding sequence CTGTATCGAAGCTCGCACATCTTGATTGTCGATGACGAGCCAGCGAACTGCGCGGTCCTCACGCGCCTGCTCAACCAGCACGGGTTTGGCAACATCCAGGCGACGACCGATCCACGTGACATCCTGGTGTTGATGCTGGAGACGCCGCCCGACCTGATCATGCTCGATCTGCACATGCCGCACCTGGACGGGTTCGCCGTGATGGAGCTGCTCAAGCCGTGGCTCGCCGATGGCCCGCTGCTGCCCATCCTGGTGCTGACCGCTGACGCCACCCGCGACACGCGACTCCGGGCGCTGGCCGGCGGCGCAAAGGACTTCCTGACCAAGCCGTTCGACGCGACCGAGGTGCTGCTGCGTGTCGAGAACCTCCTGGAGACACGTGCGCTGCACACGACGCTGTTTCGCCAGAACGCCCGACTTGAGGAGAAGGTCCAGGAGCGAACCCGTGAGGTCGAGCAGTCTCGCCTGGAGATGCTGGAGCGGCTCAGCACGCTGGTGGAGGCCCGTGACGACCTGACCCACCGTCACATGCTGCGCGTCGGGGAGAACGCCGCGCGGCTCGCGGCGGCGCTTGGGGACAGCGCGGACGCCGTCGAGCTGCTCCGCCGGGCCGCCCCCCTGCACGACGTTGGGAAGGTCGGGATTCCAGACCACGTCCTGCTCAAGCCGTCCCGCCTGACCCCGGACGAGTACGCGGTCATCCGCGAGCACACGCTCATCGGTGCGCGCATCCTCGCGGACAGCGGCTCGCCGGTGCTCCAACTGGCCGAACGCATCGCCCGCTTCCACCATGAGCGTTGGGATGGTGACGGCTACCACGGCGTCGCCGGTGCGGCGATTCCTCGCGAGGCCAGTATCGTCAGCATCGTGGACGTCTTCGACGCGCTGACCCATGTGCGGCCTTACAAGACGGCCTGGCCGCTCAACGAGGCGATCGGCGAGATCAGGCGCCTGGCCGGGCAGGCGTTCGACCCGGAGCTGGTGGCCGTGTTTCTGGAGCTGCACCGCCGTGGCGAGGTGCTGGTGGAGCCGGGCAGCCCGCGCCTGAACGCGCGCGTGGTGGCCTGA
- a CDS encoding GAF domain-containing protein, protein MRFTMFRGLRFHLLLLVLLASVPSFMLVAGLSIQRRRADTSEVQATSVRVAMLASTELDSLIASTRNLLVGLSQAPDVRSAGPSCERVMRMVHSQSPIYTVMGVAMPDGRFVCSSIPSPVVDLSDRRHFRAAVDQKALGIGDFVIGRASGKASLNIAMPILDDTSDVMSVVIAAIDLEAIGQMAARANLPEGSTLKVLDPNGTVLAAYPPGNGVIGQSIAEHPLFLAIKSSGGEGATETSGLDGRARLYTFQPLAPSEARSPTVVVGIPTEVAYGPANLMLAQGIMALIFIGGLALLIAWLSGEAIILKRVERILHATRRLAAGDLGARTGVTRNDGELGELAKAFDIMAYELQRRDEEHHALEHSLEEGRSRLERESERLLTLHRVSAQLSGDTLDVNTVLDEVLQSAVALVGAGDGATFHVWDEDTQRLRRVRAWGIPAEHASLPLRPGEGIVGQVFASGEALIVNDYPAWSGAAPSGRASKVRRALAVPMRHAGHRIGVLMVGANAEDERPFDADDVRLVGLLADQAAATLETTRLYVGIAAQLSRMHALTRLNQVIFSTLDRKTVLAEIARAAAEIFEAPFVAFWVLDPETQTLKSQAFSDDEIGLALRSRTLTLFEAGFGDCVPDAWTHVEIADAVEDQRIAMPSWWARHGLKTYYGVPIVGDDRQLLGLLALYGTDRFHFSEGDRDLLDSFVALAAVAVRNAFLYEAETVARQLAEQANRSKSEFLSRMSHELRTPLNAILGFAQILGMARLEARDAEAVGHILHAGKHLLGLIDDVLDIERIEAGRLPINLEPLPVADLVGELLDLVQPTANGRSVTIRTYGLDELSVLGDRQHLRQVLLNLLSNAVKYNHEGGRVTLSAEPVDGEQVKLAVRDTGDGISQERMRQLFNPFDRLGAERTGVQGTGLGLVIARSLTEAMGGEIGVESTVGQGTTFWVQLPLAANARPTLSVLPPTTEDPAPAPPTLRQSILYVEDNRPNALLVERSLAWRPQVRLLTAETASEGLALARAQHPLLILADLHLPDMSGAELLAELRSAPDTAHIPVVVLSADANREQIDRLLAAGAHAYLTKPFDVRAFLGIVDRFLQEAS, encoded by the coding sequence ATGCGGTTCACGATGTTTCGCGGTCTTCGCTTCCACCTGCTGCTGCTCGTGCTTCTGGCCTCGGTGCCTTCGTTCATGCTGGTGGCCGGCTTGAGCATCCAGCGGCGTCGCGCTGACACCTCCGAGGTGCAGGCCACCTCGGTTCGCGTTGCCATGCTCGCATCGACCGAGCTGGACAGCCTGATTGCGAGCACGCGTAACCTGCTGGTGGGGCTCTCGCAGGCGCCCGACGTGCGCTCGGCAGGCCCGTCCTGCGAGCGCGTCATGCGAATGGTGCATTCGCAGTCACCCATCTACACCGTGATGGGCGTGGCGATGCCGGACGGCCGTTTCGTCTGCAGCAGCATCCCGTCTCCGGTGGTCGACCTCTCAGACCGTCGCCACTTCCGGGCAGCCGTCGATCAGAAGGCGCTGGGCATCGGGGACTTCGTGATCGGGCGGGCAAGCGGCAAGGCGTCGCTGAACATCGCCATGCCGATCCTGGACGATACGTCCGACGTGATGTCGGTCGTCATCGCGGCCATCGACCTGGAAGCTATCGGGCAGATGGCGGCGCGCGCCAATCTGCCTGAGGGATCGACGCTCAAAGTCCTGGACCCCAATGGGACCGTTCTCGCCGCTTACCCCCCGGGGAACGGCGTCATCGGGCAGTCGATCGCGGAGCATCCGCTGTTCCTGGCCATCAAGTCCAGCGGCGGCGAGGGCGCCACCGAGACGTCCGGCCTGGACGGACGGGCGCGCCTCTACACCTTCCAACCGCTCGCGCCGAGCGAGGCGCGCAGCCCGACGGTGGTGGTCGGCATTCCGACGGAAGTTGCCTACGGCCCGGCGAACCTGATGCTGGCGCAGGGCATCATGGCCCTGATCTTCATCGGCGGGCTGGCGCTGCTCATCGCCTGGCTGAGCGGCGAGGCGATCATCCTCAAGCGTGTCGAGCGCATTCTCCACGCGACGCGCCGGCTGGCAGCCGGCGACCTGGGCGCGCGGACGGGCGTGACCCGGAACGACGGAGAGCTGGGCGAGCTGGCCAAGGCGTTCGACATCATGGCCTACGAGCTGCAGCGCCGTGACGAGGAGCACCACGCCCTGGAGCACTCGCTCGAAGAGGGGCGCTCACGTCTCGAACGGGAGTCTGAGCGGCTGCTGACGCTCCACCGCGTCTCCGCGCAACTGAGCGGCGACACGCTGGACGTGAACACGGTGCTGGATGAGGTGCTGCAGAGCGCGGTTGCGCTCGTCGGCGCTGGCGACGGCGCAACCTTCCACGTCTGGGACGAGGACACGCAGCGACTGCGACGGGTACGTGCCTGGGGTATCCCAGCCGAGCATGCAAGCTTGCCGTTGCGCCCAGGTGAGGGCATCGTCGGGCAGGTCTTCGCGTCTGGCGAGGCGCTGATCGTCAACGACTACCCGGCCTGGAGCGGCGCTGCACCGAGCGGGAGAGCCTCGAAGGTGCGACGGGCGCTTGCCGTGCCGATGCGCCACGCCGGACACCGCATCGGCGTGCTGATGGTCGGGGCGAACGCCGAGGATGAGCGCCCGTTCGACGCCGACGATGTCCGCCTCGTCGGCCTCCTCGCGGATCAAGCCGCCGCCACCCTGGAAACCACGCGCCTGTATGTCGGCATCGCCGCGCAACTCTCGCGGATGCACGCGCTGACGCGGCTGAATCAGGTTATCTTCTCCACGCTCGACCGCAAGACCGTGCTGGCGGAGATCGCGCGGGCCGCCGCCGAGATCTTCGAAGCGCCGTTCGTGGCGTTCTGGGTGCTCGATCCGGAGACCCAGACGTTGAAGTCGCAAGCGTTCTCCGACGACGAGATCGGCCTGGCGCTCCGCTCGCGCACGCTGACCCTCTTCGAGGCCGGCTTCGGCGACTGCGTCCCGGACGCCTGGACACACGTCGAGATCGCCGACGCCGTCGAGGATCAGCGCATCGCGATGCCGTCGTGGTGGGCGCGCCACGGTCTCAAGACCTACTACGGCGTGCCCATTGTCGGAGACGATCGCCAGTTGCTCGGTCTGCTGGCGCTCTACGGCACTGACCGCTTCCACTTCTCCGAAGGCGACCGCGACTTGCTCGACAGCTTCGTGGCGCTGGCGGCCGTGGCCGTGCGTAACGCCTTCCTCTACGAAGCTGAGACGGTGGCCCGGCAGCTTGCGGAGCAGGCCAACCGCTCCAAGAGCGAATTCCTGTCCCGCATGAGTCACGAGCTGCGGACGCCGCTCAACGCCATCCTTGGCTTCGCCCAGATCCTGGGGATGGCCCGGCTGGAGGCCCGCGACGCCGAAGCGGTGGGCCACATCCTCCACGCGGGCAAGCATCTGCTCGGGCTGATCGACGACGTGCTGGACATCGAGCGCATCGAGGCGGGGCGGCTGCCGATCAACCTCGAGCCGCTGCCCGTTGCCGATCTGGTCGGCGAGCTGCTCGACCTCGTGCAGCCGACTGCGAACGGGCGCTCGGTCACGATCAGAACGTACGGGCTGGATGAGCTGTCCGTCCTGGGGGATCGCCAGCATCTGCGGCAGGTGCTCTTGAATCTGCTCAGCAACGCCGTGAAGTACAACCATGAGGGCGGCAGGGTCACGCTGAGCGCCGAGCCGGTCGACGGCGAGCAGGTGAAGCTGGCCGTCCGGGACACCGGTGACGGTATCTCGCAGGAGCGCATGCGCCAGCTCTTCAATCCGTTCGACCGGCTCGGCGCTGAGCGAACGGGCGTCCAGGGCACCGGCCTCGGGCTGGTGATCGCGCGGTCGCTCACTGAGGCGATGGGCGGCGAGATCGGCGTGGAGAGCACCGTCGGCCAGGGTACGACGTTCTGGGTGCAACTGCCCCTGGCTGCCAACGCACGCCCGACGCTGAGTGTCCTCCCACCGACGACGGAAGACCCGGCGCCGGCTCCGCCGACCCTACGGCAGAGCATCCTCTACGTGGAGGACAACCGACCGAACGCCCTGCTGGTTGAGCGGTCGCTGGCGTGGCGGCCACAGGTCCGCCTGCTGACCGCCGAGACGGCCAGCGAGGGACTGGCGCTCGCGCGTGCACAGCATCCACTCTTGATCCTGGCAGACCTGCACCTGCCAGACATGTCTGGCGCGGAGCTGCTGGCCGAGCTGCGGTCTGCTCCCGATACGGCGCACATCCCCGTCGTCGTCCTGAGCGCCGACGCCAACCGCGAGCAGATCGACCGGTTGCTCGCGGCGGGCGCTCACGCCTACCTCACCAAGCCGTTTGACGTGCGTGCGTTCCTGGGCATCGTCGACCGATTCTTGCAGGAGGCGTCGTAG
- a CDS encoding response regulator — protein sequence MNADARRQRTVLIADDSVLLRCVLQAMLESAGYRVAQVANGLQAVEEARLSMPDAVLLDLDMPVMDGQEACRVLKSDPQTAHLRIVMISARIFEGMLDYAHPSAIADAYLSKPLRRSTLLNCLDALLGATCRHDLPA from the coding sequence GTGAACGCCGACGCACGTCGCCAGCGGACCGTGCTGATAGCCGACGATTCGGTCTTGCTGCGCTGCGTTCTCCAGGCCATGCTGGAGAGCGCAGGCTACCGAGTGGCGCAGGTTGCCAACGGACTTCAGGCCGTCGAGGAGGCTCGGCTGTCGATGCCGGATGCCGTGCTGCTGGACCTCGACATGCCTGTCATGGATGGTCAGGAAGCGTGTCGGGTCTTGAAGTCCGACCCACAGACAGCGCACCTGCGCATCGTGATGATCAGCGCGCGCATCTTCGAGGGCATGCTCGACTACGCCCATCCCAGCGCCATCGCCGACGCGTACTTGAGCAAGCCGCTGCGGAGATCGACGCTCCTGAACTGCCTCGACGCGCTGCTGGGTGCCACCTGTCGGCACGATCTGCCCGCCTGA
- a CDS encoding purine-binding chemotaxis protein CheW: MPLSDSTIQVVVLELGDEAYGIEISHIQEIVRLQPTRSVPDAPADIDGITCLRGATLPVVDLRRRLGVRTAAASPHSRLVVTDVGIETVALVVDGVSEILSISPDQVDAPDALTAREGELILGVAKVNGRMIVIIDPYMLLEQRRPLLEAVR, from the coding sequence ATGCCGCTTTCGGATTCAACCATCCAGGTCGTCGTGCTTGAGCTGGGCGACGAGGCCTACGGCATCGAGATCAGCCACATTCAAGAGATCGTTCGCCTCCAACCGACACGCTCCGTCCCGGATGCCCCGGCCGACATCGACGGCATCACCTGCCTGCGCGGCGCGACGCTCCCCGTCGTCGATTTGCGCCGCCGCCTCGGCGTGCGGACCGCCGCTGCCTCGCCGCACAGCCGGCTCGTCGTCACCGATGTCGGTATCGAGACGGTGGCGCTGGTGGTGGACGGTGTCTCCGAGATTCTGAGCATCTCGCCGGACCAGGTTGACGCCCCAGACGCGCTGACCGCCCGCGAGGGCGAGCTGATCCTGGGCGTCGCCAAGGTCAACGGACGGATGATCGTGATCATCGATCCGTACATGCTGCTCGAACAGCGCCGGCCCCTGCTCGAGGCGGTGAGGTGA
- a CDS encoding universal stress protein, giving the protein MFSTILVPLDGSDLARHALPYATTLAKATHARLVLLHAYVARESGAQPDPELDVIMELSDLASDLRAQGINASTWLVYEAAGTAIVQAVSDLRVDLVVMSTHGRGGLSRLLHGSVAEAVLRHVTIPVLLVSRLSEPRWHTDTPLTVIAPQDGSAFAAGALGLTQELARALGAEIVLLRALEPGDEASGPLSLPWRRGQPSLPDLIRAPLEADATRLREAGCQVRVQVDVGEPADAIVRLANALPAALVVMTTHGRGTLSRLMLESVTMDVLQHVQAPLLLVRPAMPASTDESETEQREQISV; this is encoded by the coding sequence ATGTTCAGCACAATTCTGGTTCCCCTCGACGGCTCGGACCTCGCGCGCCACGCCCTGCCGTACGCCACCACGCTGGCGAAAGCGACTCATGCCCGGCTGGTGCTCCTGCACGCCTACGTGGCGCGGGAGTCCGGCGCACAGCCCGATCCCGAGCTCGACGTCATCATGGAGCTGAGCGATCTCGCCAGCGACCTCCGCGCGCAGGGCATCAACGCCTCGACCTGGCTGGTCTACGAGGCGGCCGGGACCGCCATCGTGCAGGCGGTGTCGGATCTCCGCGTCGATCTGGTGGTCATGTCCACCCACGGGCGAGGCGGCCTGAGCCGCCTGCTGCACGGGAGCGTGGCCGAGGCCGTGCTGCGGCACGTCACCATCCCGGTGCTGCTCGTCTCCCGCCTGTCCGAGCCGCGCTGGCACACCGACACGCCGCTGACGGTGATCGCGCCACAGGACGGCTCGGCCTTCGCCGCCGGCGCGCTGGGGCTGACCCAGGAGCTTGCGCGGGCGCTCGGCGCCGAGATCGTGCTGCTGCGGGCGCTCGAACCGGGCGACGAGGCGAGCGGCCCCCTCTCGCTGCCGTGGCGGCGCGGCCAGCCCAGCCTGCCTGATCTGATCCGCGCGCCGCTCGAAGCTGACGCAACCCGACTGCGGGAGGCGGGCTGCCAGGTCCGCGTTCAGGTCGATGTCGGTGAGCCGGCCGACGCCATCGTCCGGCTCGCCAACGCCCTTCCAGCAGCGCTCGTGGTGATGACGACCCACGGGCGCGGGACGCTCTCCCGCCTGATGCTGGAGAGCGTGACCATGGATGTCCTCCAACACGTGCAGGCGCCGCTCCTGCTGGTGCGGCCCGCCATGCCTGCCTCAACCGACGAGTCTGAGACGGAGCAACGCGAGCAGATCTCCGTCTGA
- a CDS encoding cation-translocating P-type ATPase, whose protein sequence is MQERSEQTHISPSPEVPPHSRSADDVLTGLGVEPSAGLSSAEAESRLLRDGLNQLNVETPPGLLTLAIRQFKSAIVLLLVVAAIISLLAGDAKDAVVILAILIINAAIGAVQEARAEQALAALREMTPAQARARRDGHEHDLLARDLVRGDIVLVRSGDVVPADGRLISAVSLTVDESTLTGESLPIEKDPAALAEPGAVPGDRVSMAFQGTAVTGGHGELVVTATGLKTEMGLIAASLASSAPPQTPLERQVDWLTRFLSLLAVGAAVAVFLLGLARGESLENLFLVALSLAVAAVPEGLPAVVTIVLALGVQRMARRQAIVRRLAAVEALGSATVICTDKTGTLTLGEMQVTEILVDGRALAVSGSTVHEGTTQVDPTTAPALPDLLVAAVLCNNAQDGSASAGDPTERALLHLAQRLGIQVALLRDEAPRTHEIPFDSVRKRMATVHCKPDGGTIYVKGAPDVVLALCTRQLTADGEHALTSDALSQVHADLETLARQGLRTLALARRPMQASDEDACADDPARAGDALERELTLLGILGLMDPPRPEARAALAEAHDARIRTIMVTGDHPVTAQAIGLQLGLIHEGESRILTGIELAQLDGPALQRATEDVAICARVAPQQKVEIVRALQASGEVVGMTGDGANDAPALRLADIGVAMGQRGTAVSKEAAAIVLADDNYATIVSAIEEGRTIYANLRKTIIYLVSGNVGEVLTILVAMLAGLPLPFQAIQILWINVVTDSLPAIGLAMEPAEPGVMRHPPRARGEPFLPRWIMPLMLVPSVLLAAISLIALVVTLGRFPDDLATAQTTAFATLIVGHLFIGWAQRSTLGSVLPLPLLSNRTLVLSIVLGVGTLIPLLYTEVGQELFHTAPLDVWSWLLALGLSPVPWIGSEIVKLLERRRRASEVQQS, encoded by the coding sequence GTGCAGGAGCGATCAGAGCAGACTCACATCAGTCCATCGCCGGAAGTTCCGCCACACAGCCGCTCCGCCGACGACGTTCTCACGGGTCTCGGGGTGGAGCCGAGCGCCGGCCTCTCCTCCGCTGAGGCCGAATCCCGGCTGCTCCGCGACGGCCTGAATCAACTCAACGTCGAGACGCCACCGGGACTGCTCACCCTGGCGATTCGCCAGTTCAAGAGCGCCATCGTGCTGCTGCTCGTCGTCGCCGCCATCATCTCGCTGCTCGCGGGGGATGCCAAGGACGCCGTGGTCATCCTGGCGATCCTCATCATCAACGCCGCGATTGGCGCGGTGCAGGAGGCCCGCGCCGAGCAGGCGTTGGCAGCCCTGCGCGAGATGACGCCGGCCCAGGCACGCGCCCGGCGCGACGGCCACGAGCACGATCTGCTGGCGCGCGATCTGGTGCGCGGCGACATCGTGCTGGTCCGCTCGGGTGACGTGGTCCCGGCCGATGGACGGCTGATCTCCGCCGTCTCGCTGACGGTGGACGAGAGCACGCTCACGGGCGAGTCGCTGCCCATTGAGAAGGACCCCGCAGCCCTGGCCGAGCCGGGCGCGGTGCCCGGCGACCGTGTCAGCATGGCGTTCCAGGGAACCGCCGTCACCGGCGGCCACGGCGAGCTGGTCGTGACCGCCACCGGCCTCAAGACGGAGATGGGGCTGATCGCCGCGTCGCTGGCGTCGAGCGCGCCGCCACAGACCCCGCTCGAACGGCAGGTGGACTGGCTCACGCGATTCCTGTCCTTGCTGGCCGTGGGCGCAGCAGTCGCCGTATTCCTGCTCGGGCTGGCGCGCGGCGAGTCGCTGGAGAACCTGTTCCTGGTCGCGCTGAGCCTGGCGGTGGCCGCCGTCCCAGAGGGACTGCCGGCCGTCGTCACCATCGTGCTCGCCCTTGGCGTGCAGCGGATGGCGCGCCGGCAGGCCATCGTGCGGCGGCTGGCGGCCGTCGAAGCGCTCGGCTCGGCCACCGTCATCTGCACCGACAAGACGGGCACGCTGACGCTGGGTGAGATGCAGGTGACCGAGATCCTGGTAGATGGCCGGGCGCTGGCCGTCTCGGGCAGCACCGTCCACGAGGGCACGACCCAGGTCGATCCAACCACCGCGCCGGCCCTGCCGGACCTGCTCGTCGCAGCCGTGCTCTGCAACAACGCACAGGACGGATCGGCGTCGGCCGGTGACCCGACCGAGCGCGCCCTCCTGCACCTGGCGCAGCGGCTTGGCATCCAGGTGGCCCTGCTGCGCGACGAAGCACCGCGCACCCACGAGATCCCGTTCGACTCGGTGCGCAAGCGTATGGCGACGGTCCACTGCAAGCCAGATGGCGGCACGATCTACGTCAAGGGCGCGCCGGACGTGGTGCTGGCGCTCTGCACGCGGCAACTGACGGCCGACGGAGAGCATGCCCTGACGTCCGACGCCCTGTCTCAGGTACACGCCGATCTGGAGACGCTGGCGCGACAAGGGCTGCGTACGCTGGCGCTAGCCCGCCGCCCGATGCAGGCTTCCGACGAGGATGCGTGCGCCGACGATCCGGCGCGGGCCGGCGACGCCCTCGAACGCGAACTGACGCTGCTCGGCATCCTCGGACTGATGGATCCGCCGCGCCCGGAGGCCCGGGCCGCCCTGGCCGAGGCCCACGACGCTCGTATTCGCACCATCATGGTCACCGGCGATCACCCGGTCACGGCGCAGGCCATCGGCCTGCAGTTGGGCCTGATCCACGAGGGAGAGTCCCGCATCCTGACCGGTATCGAGCTGGCCCAGCTTGACGGCCCGGCGCTCCAGCGAGCCACCGAAGACGTGGCGATCTGCGCCCGCGTCGCGCCGCAGCAGAAGGTCGAGATCGTGCGGGCGCTTCAGGCGAGCGGCGAGGTGGTGGGGATGACGGGCGACGGCGCGAACGACGCCCCGGCCCTGCGGCTGGCCGACATCGGCGTCGCGATGGGGCAGCGCGGAACCGCCGTCTCGAAGGAGGCAGCGGCCATCGTCCTGGCAGACGACAACTACGCCACCATCGTCTCGGCCATCGAGGAGGGGCGGACCATCTACGCCAACCTCCGCAAGACGATCATCTATCTGGTCTCAGGCAACGTGGGCGAGGTACTGACGATCCTGGTGGCGATGCTGGCCGGCCTGCCGCTGCCGTTCCAGGCGATCCAGATCCTGTGGATCAACGTGGTCACGGACTCCCTGCCGGCCATCGGGCTGGCGATGGAGCCGGCCGAGCCGGGCGTCATGCGCCACCCCCCACGGGCGCGCGGCGAGCCGTTCCTGCCGCGCTGGATCATGCCGCTGATGCTCGTCCCCAGCGTCCTGCTGGCGGCCATCAGCCTGATCGCCCTGGTGGTGACGCTCGGGCGCTTCCCCGACGACCTCGCCACCGCCCAGACGACGGCCTTCGCAACCCTCATCGTCGGGCACCTGTTCATCGGCTGGGCGCAGCGCTCGACGCTCGGCTCCGTGCTCCCACTGCCGCTGCTCTCCAACCGGACGCTGGTGCTATCCATCGTGCTGGGCGTCGGGACGCTGATCCCCCTGCTCTACACCGAGGTCGGGCAGGAGCTGTTCCACACCGCGCCGCTCGACGTGTGGAGCTGGCTGCTGGCGCTCGGGCTGTCGCCAGTGCCGTGGATCGGCTCCGAGATCGTCAAGCTGCTGGAGCGCCGCCGCCGCGCATCTGAAGTGCAACAATCCTGA